A DNA window from Pseudomonas sp. B21-056 contains the following coding sequences:
- a CDS encoding tetratricopeptide repeat protein has translation MPSSRRYLLLSLGVLLVIGLVAGWLHNSTPQIPEAIKRGYSEALAQARNGLPGAARMLYQQLGRPDLSPKRRVWLHAELPNYPSPQALKLADADLHNESADVRRAAIGSIVGLVPTGQRSLLLGPLLDDDDPSVRFAAVNALLGLSPDDLGLYFGAMQLAIDTWEQQLQDGPQTTESFYQLARLHLHNAELKKAQDALEQALRLQPDNLPAVVMQIEVLDKQGQGEAARQLLARQLQTQPQSAYLQHALGMWLLQHGQSEYAVLGLAKAVELEPDNRHYRYDLATTLHAEQELEAAQKQLQDIVQRYPADREARVLLINYWKETGQLQNVQILLAKLEQLNPDDPALQQGL, from the coding sequence ATGCCCTCATCTCGCCGCTATCTTCTGCTCAGCCTCGGTGTCCTCCTGGTGATCGGTCTGGTTGCGGGATGGTTGCACAACAGCACCCCGCAGATCCCCGAGGCCATCAAGCGCGGCTACAGTGAAGCCCTGGCACAGGCGCGCAACGGCCTGCCGGGCGCGGCGAGAATGCTCTATCAGCAACTGGGGCGTCCAGACCTCTCGCCCAAGCGGCGCGTGTGGCTGCACGCCGAACTCCCCAACTATCCGAGCCCCCAGGCCCTGAAACTGGCGGATGCGGACCTGCACAACGAATCGGCGGATGTACGTCGGGCCGCCATCGGCAGCATTGTCGGGCTGGTACCCACGGGGCAACGCAGCCTGCTGCTGGGGCCGTTGCTCGACGATGACGACCCCAGCGTGCGGTTTGCCGCCGTGAACGCCCTGCTGGGCCTGTCACCGGATGACCTTGGCTTGTACTTCGGCGCCATGCAACTGGCCATCGACACCTGGGAACAACAACTTCAAGACGGCCCGCAAACCACCGAGTCGTTCTATCAACTCGCCCGCCTGCACCTGCACAACGCCGAGTTGAAAAAAGCCCAGGATGCTCTGGAACAAGCCCTGCGCCTACAGCCCGACAACCTGCCGGCCGTGGTCATGCAGATCGAAGTGCTGGACAAACAGGGCCAGGGCGAAGCCGCGCGACAATTACTCGCCAGGCAGTTGCAAACCCAGCCACAGTCAGCTTACCTGCAACATGCGCTGGGCATGTGGTTGCTGCAACATGGCCAGAGTGAATACGCGGTGCTCGGCCTGGCAAAAGCCGTGGAACTGGAGCCCGACAACCGTCATTACCGTTACGACCTGGCCACCACCCTGCATGCCGAGCAAGAACTGGAGGCGGCGCAGAAACAGTTGCAGGACATCGTCCAGCGCTACCCCGCCGATCGCGAGGCGCGGGTGTTGCTGATCAACTACTGGAAGGAAACCGGGCAGTTGCAGAACGTGCAGATCCTGTTGGCGAAACTGGAACAACTGAACCCCGACGATCCCGCGCTACAGCAAGGCCTGTAG
- a CDS encoding ATPase domain-containing protein, protein MPTSNELIDAKAATGIEGLDDILSGGLSRGHVFLLEGEPGTGKTTVALQFMLAGARAGERSLYITLSETERELRQGAASHGWTLDDNIHIYELSPPESLLDAEHQQSLLYSSDLELGEATRQIFEVVERVKPTRVVLDSLSEIRLLAQSSLRYRRQILAIKHYFVRYDATVLLLDDLTTESLDKTVHSVAHGVIRLEELTPNYGAERRRVRVIKYRGQKYRGGFHDFTILADGVHVFPRLVAAEHRGGYQREQLSSGLEGVDALLGGGIESGSSTLILGPAGTGKSLISMLFAVAAVQRGEKAALFIFDEELSLLFDRMKNMGIDLESLRESGNLSIEQVDAAELSPGEFSHRVRRCVDDGDIKTVVIDSINGYQAAMPEENALVLHMHELLLYLNRRGASTFMTVAQHGLVGDMQAPVDITYLADTVILLRYFEALGKVRRAISIIKKRTGSHESTIREYRIGSQGMTVGEPLEAFQGVLRGVPTYLGEGNPLLKDEAR, encoded by the coding sequence TTGCCTACATCTAACGAGTTGATCGACGCCAAAGCCGCCACCGGTATCGAAGGACTGGACGATATCCTCTCCGGCGGCCTGTCCCGCGGCCATGTGTTCCTGCTGGAAGGGGAACCCGGGACCGGCAAGACCACGGTCGCGTTGCAATTCATGCTGGCCGGTGCCCGAGCCGGTGAACGCTCGCTGTACATCACCCTGTCGGAAACCGAACGCGAACTGCGCCAAGGCGCGGCGTCCCACGGTTGGACGCTGGACGACAACATCCATATCTATGAATTGAGCCCGCCGGAAAGCCTGCTCGATGCAGAACATCAGCAAAGCCTGCTGTACTCCTCGGACCTGGAACTGGGGGAAGCGACCCGGCAGATCTTCGAGGTGGTCGAGCGGGTCAAGCCGACCCGGGTGGTCCTCGACAGCCTGTCGGAGATCCGCCTGCTGGCGCAGAGTTCCTTGCGTTATCGCCGCCAGATCCTCGCGATCAAGCATTATTTCGTGCGTTATGACGCCACGGTCCTGCTGCTGGACGACCTGACCACCGAGTCCCTGGACAAGACCGTGCACAGCGTGGCCCATGGCGTGATCCGCCTGGAAGAACTGACCCCTAACTACGGCGCCGAACGACGAAGGGTCCGGGTCATCAAATATCGCGGCCAGAAGTACCGCGGCGGCTTCCATGATTTCACCATCCTGGCCGACGGCGTGCATGTCTTCCCGCGCCTGGTGGCGGCCGAACACCGCGGCGGCTATCAGCGCGAACAGCTGTCCAGCGGCCTGGAGGGTGTGGATGCCCTGCTGGGCGGCGGCATCGAAAGTGGCTCCAGCACCTTGATTCTGGGGCCGGCCGGCACCGGTAAATCGTTGATCTCGATGCTCTTCGCCGTCGCTGCCGTGCAGCGTGGCGAAAAAGCCGCCCTGTTCATTTTCGATGAAGAACTGAGCTTGCTATTCGATCGCATGAAGAACATGGGCATCGACCTGGAGTCGCTGAGGGAATCCGGCAACCTGTCGATCGAACAAGTGGATGCGGCCGAACTGTCCCCCGGTGAGTTCTCGCACCGGGTCCGTCGTTGCGTCGATGACGGCGATATCAAGACCGTCGTGATTGACAGCATCAATGGCTACCAGGCCGCCATGCCGGAAGAAAACGCCCTGGTCTTGCACATGCACGAGCTGTTGCTCTACCTCAACCGCCGGGGCGCGTCGACCTTCATGACCGTCGCGCAACATGGCCTGGTGGGTGACATGCAGGCGCCGGTGGACATCACCTACCTGGCCGACACGGTCATTCTGTTGCGTTACTTCGAGGCACTGGGCAAGGTCCGCCGGGCGATCTCCATCATCAAGAAGCGCACCGGCAGTCACGAGTCCACCATCCGCGAATACCGCATCGGCAGCCAGGGCATGACTGTCGGTGAACCGCTGGAAGCGTTCCAGGGCGTGTTGCGTGGAGTACCCACCTATCTCGGCGAAGGCAATCCGCTGCTCAAGGATGAAGCTCGGTGA